One Acidobacteriota bacterium genomic window carries:
- a CDS encoding DUF1800 family protein — MARRDAFTEHFLRRAGFGASPDEREAYEDQGVAATLDEFLAPDSTPDPVDQYIGQPGFVGVTARTPFSPNSLINDARQRWLFRMVHTRRPLQEKMALFWHQHFATAYGKIAGALGAPAAARVMAAKPSEDPVRQRGQIELFRQYALGNFRDLVIEVARDPAMLVWLDGRSNVRGRPQENFARELLELFTLGVGHFTEDDVTSGSRVFTGWNLARVGNRDDPDVQYSFAYNANQHDTGAKTFSFPIYGGGSRTIPARSAQEGQQDGLDLINALAAHPATAERLARQLYAFFVSELTAAPADFVANVGGTYLRSGFDMRATVRAVFESPDFAAPWSMYARYSWPVEFVVRAIKETGWAGFSVNSALAPLVSMGQQLFEPPHVGGWRRGPAWFSTGAVLARASFAATLAQSQRTALRDQASRYRQSPQSLVGFVLDRLTPTRFEDGPYADLLAYVQAGGEWTGSDAQLLTKTAGLVHLVLCSSEYQVA, encoded by the coding sequence ATGGCCAGGCGCGACGCGTTCACCGAGCACTTCCTGCGACGGGCCGGGTTCGGCGCGAGCCCGGACGAGCGTGAGGCCTACGAGGACCAGGGCGTCGCCGCGACCCTCGACGAGTTCCTGGCTCCCGATTCCACGCCCGATCCGGTCGACCAGTACATCGGCCAGCCGGGGTTCGTCGGCGTCACCGCGCGCACGCCGTTCTCCCCGAACAGCCTCATCAACGATGCCCGCCAGCGCTGGCTGTTCCGGATGGTGCACACCCGTCGGCCCCTCCAGGAGAAGATGGCGCTCTTCTGGCATCAGCACTTCGCCACGGCGTACGGCAAGATCGCCGGAGCACTCGGAGCGCCAGCCGCTGCGAGGGTGATGGCGGCCAAGCCGTCCGAGGATCCCGTCCGCCAGCGGGGGCAGATCGAGCTGTTTCGTCAGTACGCCCTCGGGAACTTCCGCGACCTGGTCATCGAAGTCGCCCGCGACCCGGCCATGCTGGTCTGGCTCGACGGACGCAGCAACGTACGGGGGCGTCCCCAGGAGAACTTCGCCCGCGAGTTACTCGAACTCTTCACCCTGGGCGTCGGCCATTTCACCGAGGACGACGTCACCTCCGGCTCGCGCGTCTTCACCGGCTGGAATCTGGCCCGCGTCGGCAATCGAGACGATCCCGACGTCCAGTACAGCTTCGCCTACAACGCGAACCAGCACGACACCGGCGCGAAGACGTTCAGTTTTCCCATCTATGGAGGTGGCTCGCGGACGATTCCCGCCAGGAGCGCCCAGGAGGGGCAGCAAGACGGCCTCGACCTGATCAATGCCCTCGCGGCGCACCCGGCGACCGCCGAGCGCCTGGCCCGGCAGTTGTACGCCTTCTTCGTCAGCGAGCTGACCGCGGCGCCCGCGGATTTCGTCGCCAACGTCGGCGGCACGTATCTCAGGAGCGGCTTCGACATGCGCGCCACGGTGCGTGCGGTGTTCGAGTCGCCCGACTTCGCCGCGCCGTGGTCCATGTACGCACGCTACTCCTGGCCCGTCGAGTTCGTCGTCCGCGCGATCAAGGAAACGGGATGGGCTGGCTTCTCGGTCAACTCGGCGCTCGCGCCGCTCGTGTCGATGGGCCAGCAGCTCTTCGAGCCGCCCCATGTGGGCGGCTGGAGGCGCGGACCGGCGTGGTTCTCGACCGGCGCCGTGCTCGCGCGCGCGAGTTTCGCCGCCACGCTCGCGCAGAGCCAGCGGACCGCGTTGCGAGACCAGGCCAGCCGCTACCGGCAATCTCCCCAGTCGCTCGTGGGGTTCGTGCTCGACCGGCTGACGCCCACCAGGTTCGAAGACGGGCCCTACGCCGACCTGCTGGCCTACGTTCAGGCCGGCGGCGAGTGGACCGGGAGCGACGCGCAGTTGCTGACGAAGACGGCGGGGCTCGTCCACCTCGTGCTGTGCTCGTCCGAATATCAGGTCGCCTGA
- a CDS encoding DUF1501 domain-containing protein translates to MAVSRRAFLEGGIAAFTWSFAAPGFLSDLARAQGASTRSLVVLYLGGGNDSLSMLVPYTDPAYYSRRPTIAVPASTVLQIGSDRAGRSLGLHPRLTGLKGHFDTGRVAIVQRTGYPESSRSHFLGTDIWSTAAPGAPAGPGWLGRYLDALPAPADPLVGWSTSRETPRTLMGDVVGVPAIPSVEGYTFATPSTGADAAAARQAAQRIFSHVPVNRPHLAFVNGTAQAALATLSRVASVAGDRPSLTYPTTGLGQALRAVAGAIATGVGTKVFWVATGGYDTHAAQNPNGANGAYMGLMATLDDGLTAFVSDLANRGLLDQTLVVQFSEFGRRIAENGSQGTDHGAASTMLLVGGRVRGGLYGTAARLDAAPDNPGLENNGGDLRFETDFRSVYATVIERWLGADSVRLLGGDFRAPGLDVL, encoded by the coding sequence ATGGCCGTCAGTCGCCGCGCGTTTCTCGAGGGCGGGATCGCCGCGTTCACCTGGAGCTTCGCCGCTCCCGGCTTCCTGTCCGATCTGGCAAGAGCTCAGGGCGCCAGCACACGGAGTCTGGTGGTTCTCTACCTTGGGGGAGGCAACGACTCGCTGAGCATGCTGGTGCCGTACACCGACCCGGCGTACTACAGTCGGCGGCCCACGATCGCGGTGCCGGCCTCCACCGTGCTTCAGATCGGGTCGGATCGGGCCGGTCGCTCGCTCGGCCTCCACCCGCGTCTCACCGGCCTGAAGGGACACTTCGACACGGGTCGCGTCGCGATCGTCCAGCGCACGGGCTATCCCGAGTCGAGCCGGTCCCACTTCCTGGGCACCGACATCTGGTCGACGGCCGCGCCGGGCGCTCCGGCGGGTCCGGGGTGGCTTGGGCGCTATCTCGACGCCCTGCCGGCGCCGGCCGATCCGCTGGTCGGATGGAGCACCTCCCGGGAGACGCCGCGAACGCTGATGGGCGACGTCGTCGGTGTGCCCGCGATTCCCAGCGTCGAGGGGTACACGTTCGCCACGCCCTCGACCGGCGCCGACGCCGCGGCGGCCCGGCAGGCGGCCCAGCGCATCTTCTCGCACGTCCCGGTGAATCGGCCGCACCTCGCGTTCGTCAACGGCACCGCGCAGGCGGCGCTCGCCACGCTCTCTCGCGTGGCGTCGGTGGCCGGCGACCGTCCGTCGCTGACGTACCCGACGACCGGACTGGGTCAGGCCCTGCGCGCAGTGGCCGGCGCGATCGCGACGGGCGTGGGCACGAAGGTGTTCTGGGTGGCCACCGGGGGGTATGACACGCACGCCGCGCAGAATCCCAACGGCGCAAACGGCGCCTACATGGGGCTGATGGCCACGCTCGACGACGGCCTGACGGCCTTCGTGTCCGACCTGGCCAACCGCGGGTTGCTCGATCAGACGCTCGTCGTGCAGTTCTCGGAATTCGGCCGGCGCATCGCCGAGAACGGCAGCCAGGGCACCGACCACGGCGCCGCGAGCACGATGCTGCTCGTCGGCGGCCGCGTACGCGGCGGCCTGTACGGCACGGCGGCGCGGCTCGACGCGGCCCCGGACAACCCCGGGCTCGAGAACAACGGCGGCGACCTTCGGTTCGAGACCGACTTCCGGTCGGTGTACGCCACGGTCATCGAGCGGTGGCTGGGGGCGGATTCGGTCCGACTGCTCGGCGGCGACTTCCGCGCCCCCGGACTCGACGTGCTCTGA